A genomic region of Bernardetia sp. ABR2-2B contains the following coding sequences:
- a CDS encoding heavy-metal-associated domain-containing protein: MKSIILVLVSLIMSFAFTSCASSSAANASSDEVVIKTETIQCGMCKDRIETSLSEQKGIKSVTVDVDKKETTVVFNPKKINPDAIKKAIAAVGYDADDVEAESGAYNDLPTCCQKGGH; encoded by the coding sequence ATGAAATCAATTATTTTAGTGCTTGTATCTTTAATTATGTCTTTTGCTTTTACTAGTTGTGCTTCCAGCTCGGCAGCCAATGCTTCTAGTGATGAAGTAGTTATCAAAACTGAAACTATTCAATGTGGAATGTGTAAAGACAGAATCGAAACAAGCCTTTCAGAACAAAAAGGAATCAAATCTGTAACTGTTGATGTAGATAAAAAAGAAACAACAGTAGTTTTTAATCCTAAAAAAATTAATCCAGATGCTATCAAAAAAGCCATTGCAGCAGTAGGTTATGACGCTGATGATGTAGAAGCTGAATCAGGAGCTTACAATGATTTACCTACTTGTTGTCAGAAAGGAGGACATTAA
- the fabG gene encoding 3-oxoacyl-[acyl-carrier-protein] reductase — protein sequence MGLLSGKNVLITGASRGIGRAMAERFAEEGANVGFTYLSSVEKGEALQKELSEKGTTIKGYRSDASDFKAAEELIGNFTKDFGSLDVLVNNAGITRDNLLMRMSEDQWDEVMRVNLKSVFNLVKASTRTFLKQKQGSIINVTSVVGIKGNAGQANYAASKAGIIGFTKSIALELGSRNIRCNAIAPGFIETEMTEQLDEKMVAEWKSAIPLRRAGSSKEVADVTVFLASDYSKYVTGQVLQVDGGMLT from the coding sequence ATGGGATTACTTTCAGGAAAAAATGTATTGATTACGGGTGCTTCTCGTGGCATCGGACGTGCAATGGCAGAGCGTTTTGCAGAAGAAGGCGCAAATGTTGGCTTTACCTATCTTTCTAGTGTAGAAAAAGGCGAGGCACTACAAAAAGAACTTTCAGAAAAAGGAACAACTATAAAAGGCTACCGTTCAGACGCTTCTGATTTTAAGGCTGCTGAAGAACTAATAGGAAACTTTACAAAAGATTTTGGTTCGCTTGATGTTCTTGTCAATAATGCAGGAATAACGAGAGATAATCTGCTGATGAGAATGAGCGAAGACCAATGGGACGAAGTAATGCGAGTAAATTTGAAGTCTGTTTTTAATTTGGTAAAAGCTTCTACTCGTACATTTTTGAAGCAAAAACAAGGTTCAATCATCAATGTAACTTCTGTTGTTGGAATTAAAGGAAATGCAGGACAGGCAAATTATGCAGCGTCAAAAGCTGGAATTATTGGTTTTACAAAATCAATTGCTTTAGAGTTGGGTTCTAGAAATATTCGTTGTAATGCTATTGCCCCTGGTTTTATTGAAACTGAAATGACAGAACAATTAGATGAAAAAATGGTAGCAGAATGGAAAAGTGCAATTCCGTTGCGTCGTGCAGGTTCTTCAAAAGAAGTAGCAGATGTTACGGTTTTCTTAGCTTCAGATTATTCAAAATATGTAACAGGGCAGGTTCTTCAAGTAGATGGTGGAATGCTTACTTGA
- a CDS encoding inositol monophosphatase family protein, whose translation MATNPSDSTFIDKTNLDLPFLREEVSHLAEKVAEFIYKEAQDFDKDDIEVKSFNSLVSYVDKEAEKKIVEALRELLPQAGIIAEEGTGTPKEEGFNWIIDPLDGTTNFVHGIPVYSISIALAYTKSNKTELLVGIVYEVNRKECFAAHQNGGATLNGKKITVSGENELGKSLIATGFPYEDFERVEDYLSMMGTMMKAAHGLRRLGSAAVDLSFVAAGRFEGYFEYNLNAWDVAAGTLLVKEAGGIVSDFEGNEIVDNYVFGKQIIAATNVHSQILELVKEVFLKK comes from the coding sequence ATGGCTACTAACCCATCAGATTCAACCTTTATAGACAAAACTAACCTTGATTTACCTTTTCTAAGAGAAGAAGTGAGCCATTTAGCTGAAAAAGTAGCCGAGTTTATTTACAAAGAAGCACAAGATTTTGATAAAGATGATATTGAAGTAAAAAGCTTTAATAGTTTGGTTTCTTATGTGGACAAAGAAGCAGAAAAAAAAATAGTTGAAGCCCTCAGAGAACTTTTACCACAAGCTGGGATTATTGCAGAAGAAGGTACAGGAACACCAAAAGAAGAAGGCTTCAATTGGATAATTGACCCATTAGACGGGACAACAAATTTTGTTCATGGAATACCTGTCTATTCAATCAGTATTGCTCTTGCCTATACAAAAAGCAACAAAACAGAGCTTTTGGTAGGCATTGTTTATGAAGTAAACCGTAAAGAATGTTTTGCAGCACATCAAAATGGAGGAGCAACTCTAAATGGAAAAAAAATAACTGTTTCTGGAGAAAATGAACTAGGAAAATCATTGATAGCAACAGGTTTTCCTTACGAAGATTTCGAACGAGTAGAAGATTACCTTTCTATGATGGGAACAATGATGAAGGCAGCACACGGACTTAGAAGACTTGGTTCGGCAGCAGTAGATTTGTCTTTTGTGGCAGCAGGACGTTTTGAAGGTTATTTTGAATATAATTTGAATGCTTGGGACGTTGCAGCAGGTACGCTATTAGTAAAAGAAGCTGGAGGAATTGTAAGCGATTTTGAAGGAAATGAAATTGTTGATAATTATGTTTTTGGAAAACAAATAATTGCAGCTACAAATGTTCATTCACAGATTTTAGAATTAGTAAAGGAAGTATTTTTGAAAAAATGA
- a CDS encoding toll/interleukin-1 receptor domain-containing protein yields the protein MSNPNYKDIFISYGRAESKYFASQLYDLLTEKGYKVWFDQNDIPLAVDFQDQIDEGIEKSDNFIFVIAPHSIRSPYCKKEIELAVKYSKRIIPILHIEPSGDMIEEFMNPAIKKRNWIYMRENMIEGKGQHEWLDIDDKKQGEEGLLSILESHKEYVRRHTELLHTALEWEKQYRNTRYLPFGDRQTESEQWLLTAFNDGQPPCLPSSIHCEFISEARKNSENRMTDAFISYAEEDEEIRNRVLRSLSQYLITTWTHQIDIQAGGDFDKEVENGIEQADNFIFFITHESIKSEYCKKELAHAVKYNKRIIPLRMDSVPVHDFPVEIRNLQFIDFTDNNYDFIPRSKNEKTDYEKDIDELLNEINKDRDYYHKHKIILNKAIRWKEQNHNASILLRGHNLDEAKIWLKIGLQRETHLPTRLHEEFVRESEAKSGQLSTEVFISYSRADGDYARRLNDELQENGKTTWFDQESIASGANFQQEIYNGIEACENFVFIISPDSVKSPYCEGEVKFAAKLGKRIITILYRATETFDIPMELSDIQWINFIPNQATFHDAFAEMIRTLDTDREHVKAHNHWYQEALQWQRQEKNDDFLLFGTEYFLAQSWYEEAILKKKKPSPNALQAEYLEACKQSIEAKENEKKEVEEQLLNLEKARNEEAKKRIERQKLFLVIASFALLVSMVAGVYAFIEKTSAEKSEKRAMENERLAKQSEDEAIKSKIEAQEAIENLNSKNRQLEDALAQIDSAIQKQSVAVKQRIKAESILAVKENKFKKQDFVKERTFVEDRMRLRDEILKTKKSLLNYARQLESLGVVRTSVRQSLEKQIEEDIKVLLKSL from the coding sequence ATGTCCAATCCTAATTATAAAGATATTTTTATTTCTTATGGAAGAGCTGAAAGCAAGTATTTTGCTTCTCAATTATACGATTTATTGACTGAAAAAGGATATAAAGTGTGGTTCGACCAAAATGATATTCCTCTAGCTGTCGATTTTCAAGACCAAATAGATGAGGGAATAGAAAAATCTGATAATTTTATTTTTGTGATTGCTCCTCATTCTATTCGCTCTCCTTATTGTAAAAAGGAAATTGAATTAGCTGTCAAGTATAGCAAACGAATTATTCCTATTCTTCATATTGAGCCTTCTGGAGATATGATAGAAGAATTTATGAATCCTGCCATAAAAAAAAGAAATTGGATTTATATGAGGGAAAATATGATAGAAGGAAAAGGACAGCACGAGTGGTTAGATATTGATGATAAAAAACAAGGAGAAGAAGGGCTACTTTCTATTTTGGAAAGCCACAAAGAATATGTACGACGTCATACAGAACTTTTGCATACGGCTTTAGAATGGGAAAAACAGTACCGTAATACTCGTTATTTGCCCTTTGGAGACAGACAAACAGAATCCGAACAATGGTTACTTACTGCTTTTAATGATGGACAACCCCCTTGTTTGCCTTCTTCTATTCATTGCGAATTTATTTCAGAAGCTCGTAAAAACTCTGAAAATAGAATGACAGATGCTTTTATCTCTTATGCAGAAGAGGACGAAGAGATTAGAAATAGAGTTTTGCGTTCTTTGTCGCAGTACCTTATTACTACTTGGACGCATCAAATAGACATTCAGGCAGGAGGAGATTTTGATAAAGAAGTAGAAAATGGAATAGAACAGGCTGATAATTTTATTTTCTTCATTACGCACGAATCTATCAAATCTGAATATTGTAAAAAAGAACTTGCACACGCCGTAAAATATAATAAAAGAATTATTCCTTTGCGAATGGATAGTGTTCCTGTTCATGATTTTCCAGTAGAGATTAGAAATTTACAGTTTATTGATTTTACAGATAATAATTACGATTTTATTCCACGTTCAAAGAATGAAAAAACAGATTATGAAAAAGATATAGACGAACTACTAAACGAGATAAACAAAGACAGAGACTATTATCATAAACATAAAATTATTCTTAATAAAGCAATTCGTTGGAAGGAACAAAACCATAATGCCAGTATTTTGCTTAGAGGTCATAATCTTGATGAGGCAAAAATTTGGTTAAAAATAGGACTTCAAAGAGAGACACATTTACCTACCCGTCTTCACGAAGAGTTTGTTAGAGAAAGTGAAGCTAAAAGTGGTCAGCTAAGTACAGAAGTATTTATTTCTTATTCAAGAGCTGATGGAGATTATGCAAGGAGGCTCAATGACGAGCTACAAGAAAATGGAAAAACAACTTGGTTTGACCAAGAAAGTATAGCTTCTGGCGCAAACTTTCAGCAAGAAATTTATAATGGAATTGAAGCTTGTGAGAATTTTGTCTTTATTATTTCTCCTGATTCTGTTAAGTCTCCTTATTGTGAGGGAGAGGTAAAATTTGCTGCTAAATTAGGAAAAAGAATTATTACCATTCTGTATAGAGCAACCGAAACATTTGATATTCCAATGGAATTATCAGATATACAATGGATAAATTTTATTCCCAATCAAGCAACTTTCCACGATGCATTTGCTGAAATGATTCGTACATTAGATACAGACAGAGAGCATGTAAAAGCACACAATCATTGGTATCAAGAAGCACTTCAATGGCAAAGACAAGAAAAAAATGATGACTTTTTGCTTTTTGGAACAGAATATTTTTTAGCACAATCGTGGTACGAAGAAGCAATTCTGAAAAAGAAAAAACCATCGCCAAATGCCCTACAAGCCGAATATTTGGAAGCCTGTAAGCAATCTATTGAAGCAAAAGAGAATGAAAAGAAAGAAGTAGAAGAACAACTACTTAATTTAGAGAAAGCTAGAAATGAAGAGGCAAAGAAAAGAATCGAACGCCAAAAATTATTTCTTGTTATAGCCTCCTTTGCGCTTCTTGTCTCAATGGTTGCTGGTGTGTATGCCTTCATAGAAAAAACAAGTGCAGAGAAGAGTGAAAAAAGAGCTATGGAAAATGAACGGTTAGCCAAACAAAGCGAAGATGAAGCTATTAAAAGTAAAATTGAAGCACAAGAAGCTATTGAAAACCTAAATAGCAAAAACCGACAACTAGAAGATGCACTAGCCCAAATAGATTCTGCTATACAGAAGCAAAGTGTAGCTGTTAAGCAAAGAATAAAAGCTGAATCAATACTAGCTGTGAAAGAAAATAAATTCAAAAAACAAGATTTTGTAAAAGAAAGAACCTTTGTAGAAGATAGAATGAGGTTGCGTGATGAAATCTTGAAAACTAAAAAATCACTACTCAATTATGCTCGGCAGTTAGAGAGTTTGGGAGTTGTTCGTACATCGGTCAGACAGTCTTTAGAAAAGCAAATTGAAGAAGACATAAAAGTATTACTCAAATCCTTATAA